A genome region from Anastrepha obliqua isolate idAnaObli1 chromosome 4, idAnaObli1_1.0, whole genome shotgun sequence includes the following:
- the LOC129244198 gene encoding uncharacterized protein LOC129244198, producing MSSAQVFQFLFLIIILISSSSASCSRDSHLDNLKFSLVRTCQRSEMSAIAYKNTATLEDCVRATIAVRGLALNFGTRARSKQNLKGSEVFEILLTEQQLQQITRPNDGRFDENHQSVWQQPQAYFNCHMLACPENNTLRSLVNDRRYDYYSLYGALVASHNYSCIPQVGLFQLQALPTNFLNATKFCRNITGVAGIATLAHVASAARTDAFAELLSTYNQLARQMRGRQYTLAYVGLHFNRSYTTQSIEYINMDDEPLRCFQFVAWAPGHPRTSANFANISCIAVTKERTWMTVDCERELPFICEIYTSRSDLNETAITAGACASNTYTYSVQQLFVTAALPTVSFLFALRPRVIATHRNRV from the exons ATGTCGTCAGCTCAAGTGTTCCAGTTTTTGTTTCtgattataatattaatttcgtCCAGTAGTGCTTCATGTTCGCGTGATTCACATTTAGATAATCTAAAATTTAGCCTCGTACGCACCTGCCAACGCTCTGAAATGTCTGCAATCGCTTATAAAAACACGGCCACTCTAGAGGATTGTGTGCGCGCAACAATAGCGGTGCGAGGTTTGGCTTTGAATTTTGGCACAAGAGCGAGAAGCAAGCAGAATTTGAAGGGTAGTGAAGTGTTTGAAATACTACTCACCGAGCAACAGCTGCAACAAA ttACACGCCCGAATGATGGTCGCTTCGACGAAAACCACCAGAGCGTGTGGCAGCAACCGCAAGCGTATTTTAATTGTCACATGCTCGCGTGTCCAGAGAACAATACATTGCGCAGTTTGGTGAATGACAGACGTTACGACTATTATAGTTTGTACGGCGCGTTAGTTG cGTCTCACAACTATTCCTGTATACCTCAAGTGGGCCTATTTCAACTGCAGGCATTACCAACGAATTTTCTTAATGCTACAAAATTTTGCCGGAATATTACAGGCGTTGCTGGTATAGCCACATTGGCACATGTTGCCTCGGCAGCTCGCACTGATGCCTTCGCGGAGCTCTTGAGCACCTACAATCAACTTGCTCGACAAATGCGTGGACGACAATACACTTTGGCTTATGTGGGTCTGCATTTCAATCGCTCCTATACCACCCAGTCTATTGAGTATATTAATATGGACGATGAGCCACTGCGTTGTTTTCAATTTGTAGCCTGGGCGCCGGGACATCCGCGTACTAG CGCGAATTTTGCAAATATAAGTTGCATTGCTGTAACCAAGGAGCGCACGTGGATGACGGTGGACTGCGAGCGAGAGCTTCCTTTTATTTGTGAGATATACACATCGCGGAGTGACTTAAATGAAACTGCAATCACTGCAGGGGCATGTGCATCCAACACCTATACATATA GCGTGCAACAGCTGTTCGTCACTGCGGCATTGCCAACTGTTTCTTTTCTATTTGCATTGCGGCCGCGTGTAATTGCTACGCATCGCAATCGCGTGTAA
- the LOC129244720 gene encoding nucleolar GTP-binding protein 1 — MSLYNFKKIMVVPPAKDFIDIMLSKTQRKTPTVVHKGYKISRIRAFYTRKVKFTQQNFHDRLSQIIQDFPKLDDVHPFYADLMNVLYDKDHYKLALGQLNTARHLIDNVAKDYVRLLKYGDSLYRCKQLKKAALGRMATILKKQASNLTYLEQVRQHLSRLPTIDPYSRTILICGFPNVGKSSFINKITRADVEVQPYAFTTKSLYVGHTDYKYLRWQVIDTPGILDHPLEERNVIEMQAITALAHLRACVLYFMDISEQCGHSLEEQVKLFESIKPLFTNKPLILAINKIDILGLEDLSEERRAIITQLQEDKSVPVMFTSTVSEEGVMEVKMEACERLLSFRVDQKMRTKKVDNILNRLHVAMPTPRDEKERAPCIPEQVLARLEKNAEKAERKRKLEKEIEDEMGDDYILDLQKNYAEIPEEERYDVIPEIWDGHNIADYIDPDIFSKLEELEREEGMREEGGIYNQPDMTMDETLKEIREMAKQIRGKRFQLRDDRRLASKKNKPAIPRHKQPKVRDRSVAKLRETMENLGVDMSGTENANFTKSVVDLRRSLVPVGTKELKKPLLDKESSAIVKKTGQPLKRAPSRDTMGIKNVAMKKKAQLMAKRDIAKKVTRLGLKGEADRFIGTKMPKHLYSGKRGTGKTDRR, encoded by the exons ATGAGcttgtataattttaaaaagattATGGTGGTTCCGCCAGCAAAG GACTTCATCGATATTATGCTTTCGAAGACACAACGGAAAACACCAACAGTTGTACACAAGGGCTATAAGATTTCACGTATTCGTGCTTTCTACACACGTAAAGTCAAATTCACGCAACAGAATTTCCACGACCGTCTGTCTCAGATAATACAGGACTTTCCGAAGCTGGATGATGTCCATCCCTTTTATGCTGATCTGATGAATGTGCTGTACGACAAGGATCATTACAAATTGGCTTTGGGTCAGCTAAATACTGCTAGACATCTGATTGAcaa CGTCGCAAAAGATTATGTGCGTTTGTTGAAATATGGTGATTCGCTCTACCGTTGCAAACAACTTAAGAAGGCAGCGCTTGGCCGTATGGCCACTATCTTGAAAAAGCAAGCTAGCAATTTAACATATTTGGAACAAGTGCGACAACATTTATCACGTTTACCCACCATTGATCCTTATTCGCGTACGATTCTCATCTGCGGCTTTCCCAATGTGGGTAAGTCTTCGTTCATCAACAAAATCACACGTGCGGACGTAGAAGTGCAGCCATACGCGTTTACCACAAAATCGCTGTATGTGGGACACAcagattataaatatttgcgttGGCAG gtTATCGATACTCCAGGCATACTGGACCATCCTTTGGAGGAACGAAATGTCATAGAAATGCAAGCCATCACTGCCTTAGCCCACTTGCGTGCTTGTGTGCTTTATTTTATGGATATCTCTGAACAGTGTGGTCATTCCCTAGAAGAGCAAGTCAAGTTGTTCGAAAGCATCAAACCTCTGTTCACAAATAAGCCATTGATTTTAGCCATCAATAAAATCGATATTCTTGGCCTAGAAGACTTGTCTGAAGAACGCCGTGCGATCATCACCCAATTACAAGAGGATAAAAGTGTGCCGGTGATGTTCACCTCCACTGTGAGCGAGGAGGGAGTAATGGAAGTAAAAATGGAGGCCTGCGAGCGTCTGCTCTCATTCCGGGTAGATCAAAAGATGCGCACAAAGAAAGTGGACAACATTCTAAATCGTCTTCATGTGGCCATGCCCACACCTCGTGATGAAAAGGAACGTGCACCTTGCATACCCGAACAAGTGCTGGCACGTCTCGAGAAGAATGCTGAAAAAGCAGAACGTAAACGTAAACTCGAGAAAGAAATCGAAGACGAAATGGGCGATGACTATATTTTGGATCTGCAGAAGAACTATGCCGAAATACCTGAAGAAGAACGCTACGATGTTATACCCGAAATTTGGGATGGCCATAATATTGCCGATTACATTGACCCCGATATTTTCTCGAAATTGGAAGAACTTGAACGTGAAGAGGGTATGCGTGAAGAAGGCGGTATTTACAATCAACCTGATATGACAATGGATGAAACGCTGAAGGAAATTCGAGAAATGGCCAAACAAATACGCGGCAAACGCTTCCAGTTACGGGACGATCGCCGTTTGgcttcgaaaaaaaacaaaccagCGATTCCACGTCACAAGCAGCCCAAGGTGCGTGATCGTTCGGTGGCTAAACTGCGCGAAACCATGGAAAATCTCGGTGTCGATATGTCTGGCACAGAAAACGCCAACTTCACAAAATCTGTTGTGGATCTCCGACGTAGTCTGGTGCCTGTTGGCACAAAGGAGTTGAAGAAACCATTGCTGGATAAAGAATCATCGGCGATAGTAAAGAAGACAGGCCAACCATTGAAACGTGCACCATCGCGTGATACAATGGGCATCAAGAATGTGGCGATGAAGAAGAAGGCGCAACTCATGGCGAAACGAGACATTGCAAAGAAGGTGACACGTCTGGGATTAAAGGGCGAAGCTGATCGTTTCATCGGCACCAAGATGCCCAAGCATTTGTACTCTGGCAAACGCGGTACGGGTAAAACAGACAGACGTTGA
- the LOC129246359 gene encoding dynein axonemal light chain 1, with amino-acid sequence MSKATTIKEALKRWEEREQQSAVEAKVIELQFQWPPIEKMDNTLSTLVNCERLSLCTNMVEKIFGLNGMKNLRVLSLSRNYIKNVSGLEAVADTLIELWLSYNLIEKLKGLSALKALKVLYISNNVIKDWSEINRLQELEALEDLVVVGNPISEGIDEATYRAECIKRLPTIRKLDGEPVVMNEEPTL; translated from the exons atgtcAAAAGCCACAACAATCAAAGAAGCCTTGAAACGTTGGGAAGAACGTGAACAGCAAAGCGCCGTGGAGGCCAAAGTAATCGAATTGCAATTCCAATGGCCGCCAATCGAGAAAATGGACAACACGCTCAGCACACTGGTTAATTGCGA acGCCTCAGCCTGTGCACAAATATGGTAGAGAAGATTTTCGGTCTGAATGGCATGAAAAACTTACGTGTGTTGTCCTTGTCAcggaattatattaaaaatgtatcgGGTTTG GAAGCTGTCGCTGATACACTCATCGAATTATGGCTCAGCTATAATTTGATCGAGAAACTGAAGGGTCTCTCCGCTTTGAAAGCTCTAAAAGTGCTTTATATAAGCAATAATGTGATCAAGGATTGGAGTGAGATTAATCGCCTACAAGAATTGGAAGCACTTGAGGATCTTGTGGTGGTAGGTAATCCCATATCCGAAGGCATAGATGAGGCCACATATCGGGCGGAGTGTATCAAACGTTTGCCAACGATTCGAAAATTGGATGGCGAACCAGTGGTGATGAATGAGGAACCAACATTATAA
- the LOC129244721 gene encoding putative odorant receptor 92a has product MHSHWQKIPLSFAMNGVQQNSNFQRFTAGPVKYFKIIGICLQPPETLRIKCSRFITVASIFLMLAHQIGYLLTPGRTFAEQSAAVALMNYTTVSFGKILFLIYNRHLLLKSHGQLKAIHPSVELERQYKLEHHLLFYARVEILLYRFFKYILIIYLVYPIVQSFYDLWSTGVYTYLMPSFYWYPVRVEESLLVYLFYVSFQSFASYCAGTIILSADLCLFSSVSQLLLHLELIAQRILELQPAESDSLGALKVIIEYHQRIFMLAHDVNAIFAASIIFSLTSSSFILCFSAYQLLGDVSFIFALKVLLLLCYEMKQVVITCYYGDKLMESSLNLFNVVYAHNWPDGSPAYKRLVLIMMIRTYRPICLNVAGIADVTLITLKQVLSASYQIFAVLKTA; this is encoded by the exons ATGCATTCTCACTGGCAAAAAATTCCACTCTCTTTTGCAATGAACGGCGTAcagcaaaattcaaatttccaaCGCTTCACTGCCGGCCcagttaaatatttcaaaattatcgGCATTTGCCTACAGCCACCGGAAACGCTGCGCATCAAGTGCTCACGCTTCATAACAGTGGCTTCTATTTTTCTAATGCTGGCACATCAGATTGGTTATTTGCTAACGCCGGGTCGTACTTTCGCCGAACAATCCGCCGCTGTTGCACTGATGAACTACACAACTGTTAGTTTCGGAAAGATACTTTTTCTAATCTACAATCGTCACTTGCTACTGAAAAGCCACGGCCAATTGAAAGCTATACACCCTAGCGTGGAGCTGGAGCGTCAATATAAATTGGAGCATCACTTACTTTTTTATGCGCGCGTGGAGATTCTACTTTacagatttttcaaatatatattaattatatatttggtTTATCCTATAGTGCAATCATTCTACGATCTGTGGTCTACCGGTGTATATACGTACCTGATGCCATCGTTTTACTGGTATCCAGTACGGGTGGAGGAATCGctgcttgtttatttattctatgTGTCATTTCAGTCTTTTGCAAGCTATTGTGCAGGCACGATTATATTAAGCGCCGATTTATGCCTATTTAGTTCGGTTTCACAGCTATTGTTGCATCTGGAATTAATAGCGCAACGTATACTTGAACTACAACCGGCTGAAAGCGACAGCCTAGGAGCACTAAAAGTGATCATTGAGTATCATCAAAGAATTTTTAT GCTCGCCCATGATGTGAATGCCATATTTGCCGCATCCATCATCTTCAGTTTGACCTCTTCATCGTTCATCCTGTGCTTTAGCGCCTACCAACTCTTGGGAGATGTATCATTCATTTTCGCCTTGAAAGTGTTACTTTTGCTTTGTTATGAAATGAAGCAAGTCGTTATCACTTGCTACTACGGCGACAAACTTATGGAGAGT agttTGAACTTATTTAATGTTGTTTATGCGCACAATTGGCCCGATGGCTCACCGGCATACAAGCGACTCGtgttgataatgatgattcgcACTTACCGGCCCATTTGTTTGAATGTCGCTGGCATAGCAGACGTCACTCTGATTACACTAAAACAG GTTTTAAGTGCCTCTTATCAAATATTCGCAGTTCTTAAAACAGCGTAG